Proteins encoded together in one Chitinophaga varians window:
- a CDS encoding RagB/SusD family nutrient uptake outer membrane protein, with protein sequence MKKIFILLMTGISLTMLSACNKYLDIKPKGYTIPEYFDDYQKLMNSTSLVAAVAAYPAYITDDVEGGEDNDVNQQASYSFLSVYKRNLYNFSPGQILDQNDNDPQWNPTYANIFTCNTVINNVMKVADATEQDKKRLRAQAQVARAFEYLTLVNIYAEQYDPANASAALGVPLVLTEDITQPYERRSVAAVYAQIKQDLEEALPNLPDNVPNTLKPAKSAAYGLLSRVNLYMADYKAALDNANKALAVNNTLMTYSSYDVQKGTWSRVYNPMDKSVFPDGHLNKETVWFRRGTPSSSSIFTEVYASQDLIGVYQKDLPAGATDKRFSLFYCNGEALFGPNKILFPGRVLWAAYVDFNLGVGTPELYLNAAEAEARTGNKDRALQLINTLRNSRIVNNQPLVASDNEAALRLVLDERRRELALMGYYRLADLKRLNKDARFAKTVTHTHNGQTYTLPANDKRYVFPVPPKVLAMNPGIPQYER encoded by the coding sequence ATGAAAAAAATATTCATACTGTTAATGACAGGCATATCTTTGACAATGTTATCTGCCTGTAACAAATACCTTGATATAAAGCCGAAAGGATATACCATCCCTGAGTATTTTGACGACTATCAGAAACTGATGAACAGCACCAGCCTTGTAGCTGCGGTGGCTGCCTATCCTGCCTATATCACCGATGATGTGGAAGGTGGCGAGGATAATGATGTCAATCAGCAGGCATCTTATTCATTCCTCAGCGTGTATAAACGTAATCTGTATAATTTCTCTCCCGGACAGATACTAGACCAGAACGATAATGACCCTCAGTGGAACCCAACCTACGCTAACATCTTCACCTGCAACACCGTTATCAACAACGTAATGAAGGTGGCAGATGCTACTGAACAGGACAAAAAGCGACTGCGCGCACAGGCACAGGTAGCCCGTGCATTTGAATACCTGACACTGGTAAATATCTATGCCGAACAATATGATCCTGCCAACGCTTCTGCTGCATTAGGGGTGCCGCTGGTATTAACGGAAGATATCACCCAGCCTTACGAGAGAAGAAGCGTTGCCGCTGTATATGCACAAATCAAACAGGACCTGGAGGAAGCATTACCGAACCTGCCGGACAACGTACCCAACACATTGAAGCCGGCTAAAAGTGCTGCTTATGGCCTGTTAAGCCGCGTGAACCTATACATGGCCGATTATAAAGCGGCGCTTGATAATGCCAACAAAGCGCTTGCTGTGAATAATACGCTGATGACTTACTCCTCGTATGATGTCCAGAAAGGTACCTGGAGCCGTGTATACAACCCGATGGATAAATCAGTTTTCCCGGATGGTCATCTCAATAAGGAAACCGTTTGGTTCCGCAGAGGTACACCCAGCTCATCCAGCATTTTTACAGAAGTATATGCCAGTCAGGACCTGATCGGTGTATACCAAAAGGACCTGCCGGCAGGCGCTACAGACAAGCGTTTTAGCCTGTTCTATTGCAACGGGGAAGCGCTTTTTGGCCCGAATAAAATATTATTCCCGGGCCGTGTATTGTGGGCGGCTTACGTTGACTTTAATTTAGGTGTAGGTACCCCTGAATTGTACCTGAACGCCGCAGAAGCGGAAGCGCGAACAGGCAACAAAGACAGGGCGCTGCAACTGATCAACACGCTGCGCAATAGCCGTATTGTAAACAACCAGCCATTGGTAGCTTCCGACAATGAGGCGGCGCTTCGCCTGGTACTGGACGAACGCAGAAGAGAACTGGCCCTGATGGGATACTACCGCCTGGCCGATCTGAAACGGTTGAACAAAGACGCCCGTTTCGCTAAAACCGTTACCCATACCCACAACGGACAGACCTATACGCTGCCGGCCAATGATAAGCGTTATGTGTTCCCGGTACCGCCAAAAGTGCTGGCGATGAATCCCGGTAT